The Ideonella dechloratans genome includes a window with the following:
- a CDS encoding ATP-dependent helicase — protein MSVSMNPADAPLADPLETLNPEQRAAACHQGGPLLVVAGAGSGKTMTLAARVAHLVLQGADPQRILLLTFSRRAALEMQRRTGHLLHRALGLKGTQAAPALPWAGTFHSVGARLLRESAEALGLSPQFSILDRGDAEDLMAWVRQEQGLSATERRFPMKGTCLSIYSRCVNSQAPLAAVLAQAFPWCAEWEDELKRLFKAYAAAKQDQQALDYDDLLLSWLLMLQEPTLAAAQSARFDHVLVDEYQDTNRLQAGILHALKPTGEGVTVVGDDAQSIYGFRAAEVRNMLDFPAHFTPPARVLTLERNYRSTQPILDASNAVMALAPERFAKTLWTDKASSAQPRLVTVEDDAAQARWVAQQILARREEGMTLKRQAVLFRTSHHSATLELELTRRRIPFVKFGGLKFLEASHVKDVLALLRWADNPRCRLAGLRTALLVPGIGPAHARRLLDAMDAASDPAAALRAYVPPAAAATDWQALATLWLALRQDAGTGWPGELQRIVDWYAPHLERLNDHPVPRLADLAQLVAIAGSHRSRERFLTELALDPPEAGSDTASDPLLDEDYLILSTIHSAKGQEWQAVYLLNVVDGCIPGDLGVGTPEEIEEERRLLYVAMTRARQHLDLMVPQRFYVTQQGRHGDRHLYGPRSRFIPDAMAAEHFERISPRADGALPTAPPAGLLDLRARLRGQWD, from the coding sequence CTGTCAGTCTCGATGAACCCTGCCGATGCCCCCCTTGCCGACCCGCTGGAAACGCTGAACCCCGAGCAGCGCGCCGCCGCCTGCCACCAGGGCGGCCCGCTGCTGGTGGTGGCCGGGGCCGGCTCGGGCAAGACGATGACCCTGGCCGCGCGGGTGGCCCACCTGGTGCTGCAGGGCGCCGACCCGCAGCGCATCCTGCTGCTCACCTTCTCGCGCCGCGCCGCGCTGGAAATGCAGCGCCGCACCGGCCACCTGCTGCACCGCGCCCTGGGCCTCAAGGGCACGCAGGCTGCCCCCGCCCTGCCCTGGGCCGGCACCTTCCACAGCGTGGGCGCCCGGCTGCTGCGCGAATCGGCCGAGGCCCTGGGCCTGTCGCCGCAGTTCAGCATCCTGGACCGCGGCGACGCCGAAGACCTGATGGCCTGGGTGCGCCAGGAACAGGGCCTGTCGGCCACCGAGCGGCGCTTTCCGATGAAGGGCACCTGCCTGTCCATCTACTCGCGCTGCGTCAACAGCCAGGCCCCGCTGGCGGCCGTGCTGGCCCAGGCCTTTCCCTGGTGCGCCGAGTGGGAGGACGAGCTCAAGCGCCTGTTCAAGGCCTATGCCGCGGCCAAGCAGGACCAGCAGGCCCTCGACTACGACGACCTGCTGCTGTCCTGGCTGCTGATGCTGCAGGAGCCCACACTGGCCGCGGCGCAGTCGGCCCGCTTCGACCATGTGCTGGTCGACGAGTACCAGGACACCAACCGCCTGCAGGCCGGCATCCTGCACGCCCTCAAGCCCACGGGTGAGGGCGTGACCGTGGTGGGCGACGACGCACAGTCCATCTACGGCTTTCGCGCCGCCGAGGTGCGCAACATGCTGGACTTCCCCGCCCACTTCACGCCACCGGCCCGGGTGCTGACGCTGGAGCGCAACTACCGCTCCACCCAGCCCATCCTGGACGCCTCCAACGCGGTGATGGCGTTGGCGCCCGAGCGCTTTGCCAAGACGCTGTGGACCGACAAAGCGTCGTCCGCCCAACCCCGCCTGGTGACGGTGGAGGACGATGCCGCCCAGGCCCGCTGGGTGGCCCAGCAGATCCTGGCCCGGCGCGAGGAGGGCATGACGCTCAAGCGCCAGGCCGTGCTGTTCCGCACCTCGCACCACAGCGCCACGCTGGAGCTGGAGCTCACCCGCCGGCGCATCCCCTTCGTCAAGTTCGGCGGGCTCAAGTTCCTCGAAGCCTCGCATGTGAAGGACGTGCTGGCCCTGCTGCGCTGGGCCGACAACCCGCGCTGCCGGCTGGCCGGCCTGCGCACCGCGCTGCTGGTGCCCGGCATCGGCCCGGCGCATGCCCGCCGCCTGCTGGACGCCATGGACGCCGCCAGCGACCCGGCCGCCGCGCTGCGCGCCTACGTGCCGCCCGCGGCCGCGGCCACCGACTGGCAGGCCCTGGCCACGCTGTGGCTGGCCCTGCGCCAGGACGCGGGCACCGGCTGGCCCGGCGAGCTGCAACGCATCGTCGACTGGTACGCCCCGCACCTGGAGCGGCTGAACGACCACCCGGTGCCGCGCCTGGCCGATCTGGCCCAGCTGGTGGCCATTGCCGGCAGCCACCGCAGCCGCGAGCGCTTCCTGACCGAGCTGGCGCTGGACCCGCCCGAGGCCGGCAGCGACACCGCCAGCGATCCGCTGCTGGACGAGGACTACCTCATCCTGTCCACCATCCACTCGGCCAAGGGCCAGGAGTGGCAGGCGGTGTACCTGCTCAATGTGGTGGACGGCTGCATCCCCGGCGACCTGGGCGTGGGCACGCCCGAGGAGATCGAGGAGGAACGCCGTTTGCTCTACGTGGCCATGACCCGCGCCCGCCAGCACCTGGACCTGATGGTGCCGCAGCGCTTCTACGTCACCCAGCAGGGCCGGCACGGCGACCGCCACCTCTACGGTCCGCGCAGCCGCTTCATTCCGGACGCGATGGCCGCCGAGCACTTCGAGCGCATCAGCCCCCGCGCCGATGGCGCCCTGCCGACCGCCCCGCCGGCCGGCTTGCTGGACCTGCGGGCCCGGCTGCGCGGACAGTGGGACTGA
- a CDS encoding sensor domain-containing diguanylate cyclase: protein MTDEEQRLARLRALMVLDTEPEPLFDSLARMASQACGTPIALISLIDAGRQWFKANVGLASVRETPREVAFCDHAIRSDSVMEVPDAWSDERFRDNPLVQAAPNIRFYAGAPLCMTTGERVGTLCVIDHQARQLLPAQKQLLADLAQLSVQALEMRERAIRQCLTVRSDAEQALARSEHRLTAILDAQSELVSQASPDGRLIYLNPAYAAFFGCRVGDMVGRSLYDWVDPADREAVRRQIAHVLATGETTTTSNRMSSPDGQARWVSWTNTRQTGPDGSFLLHSSGRDVTEHVQAERELAHSQALLERTGAVAGIGGWELDLRSNTIHWTSQTRRIHEVGPDYQPTLETALAFYAPDSRPHIEAAVREGLALGQPWDLELQMVTARGRTIWVRAVGEVEFENGQPVRLFGALQDITERRAAEQVRKEVAAIYEHTTDFVLQADPALHIGYMNPAAAQALLGRPWSPGEVWDIRDLMPAATREQFSQEILPALQQQGLWDGRSAVLRADGRVVPVSHLAIAHREPGGPVSRYSVILRDISQLVAAEAERERQAGTLRSVANAIPSRVAVVSPDGRYIFVNHAFARWIGSPTQPILGQTPQAVLGQAEFERRRPMIERAQAGEPALFEFVEEGPAGLRHIAIEYLPLSTPEGERDGFVVVAQDVTEARQEQARLELQAMTDPLTQLLNRAGFERRMENHLDAHLSEHLAVLYVDLDHFKPVNDTHGHAVGDALLQQVARRLVRLVRPSDVVARLGGDEFAIALPGMASLLQARRVGQAVVDALGQPFTLPGGPSLQIGASVGGVVGTAVRSSWPELVAHADRMLYEAKHGGRRTVKVQAVD from the coding sequence ATGACTGACGAAGAACAGCGACTGGCGCGACTGCGGGCCCTGATGGTGCTTGACACCGAACCGGAGCCGCTGTTCGACAGCCTAGCTCGGATGGCCTCGCAGGCCTGCGGCACGCCCATCGCCCTGATCAGCCTGATCGACGCAGGCCGGCAGTGGTTCAAGGCCAACGTGGGACTGGCATCGGTCCGAGAAACACCACGCGAGGTGGCCTTCTGCGATCACGCCATTCGCAGCGATTCGGTGATGGAGGTGCCCGACGCCTGGTCAGACGAGCGTTTTCGCGACAACCCGCTTGTGCAGGCGGCCCCGAACATCCGCTTCTACGCCGGGGCCCCGCTGTGCATGACAACGGGCGAACGTGTCGGCACGTTGTGCGTCATCGATCATCAAGCCCGGCAGCTGCTGCCTGCGCAAAAGCAATTGCTGGCCGATCTGGCGCAACTGTCGGTGCAGGCGCTGGAGATGCGCGAACGGGCCATTCGCCAATGCCTGACGGTGCGCAGTGACGCCGAACAGGCCCTGGCCCGCAGCGAACACCGGCTGACCGCCATCCTCGACGCGCAAAGCGAACTGGTCTCCCAGGCCTCGCCGGATGGGCGCCTGATCTACCTGAACCCGGCGTATGCGGCCTTCTTCGGATGTCGCGTGGGCGACATGGTGGGGCGGAGCCTGTATGACTGGGTCGATCCGGCGGACCGCGAGGCGGTGCGTCGGCAGATCGCGCATGTCCTGGCCACCGGCGAAACCACCACCACCAGCAATCGGATGAGCAGCCCGGACGGGCAGGCGCGCTGGGTGTCCTGGACCAACACGCGCCAGACGGGCCCCGACGGCAGTTTCCTCCTGCATTCGTCCGGTCGCGATGTGACTGAGCATGTTCAGGCCGAGCGTGAACTGGCCCACAGCCAGGCCCTGCTGGAACGCACCGGAGCGGTTGCGGGCATCGGGGGCTGGGAGCTGGACCTGCGCAGCAACACCATTCACTGGACCAGTCAGACGCGCCGCATCCATGAGGTCGGCCCGGACTACCAGCCCACGCTGGAGACCGCCCTGGCCTTCTACGCCCCTGATTCACGGCCGCACATCGAGGCGGCCGTGCGTGAGGGCCTGGCGCTGGGACAGCCCTGGGATCTGGAACTCCAGATGGTCACTGCCCGGGGGCGGACCATCTGGGTGCGGGCGGTCGGCGAAGTCGAGTTCGAGAACGGGCAGCCGGTGCGCCTGTTTGGTGCGCTGCAAGACATCACCGAGCGGCGGGCCGCTGAGCAGGTGCGCAAAGAGGTGGCGGCCATCTACGAGCACACGACGGACTTCGTGCTGCAGGCGGACCCGGCCCTGCACATCGGCTACATGAACCCTGCTGCAGCCCAGGCCTTGCTAGGCCGTCCATGGTCTCCGGGCGAGGTCTGGGACATCCGGGATCTGATGCCGGCGGCCACCCGCGAGCAGTTCTCGCAGGAGATCCTGCCCGCCCTGCAGCAGCAGGGGCTCTGGGACGGCCGCTCCGCCGTGCTGCGCGCCGATGGCCGTGTCGTGCCGGTGTCCCACCTGGCCATTGCCCACCGCGAGCCCGGCGGCCCGGTCAGCCGCTATTCGGTGATTCTGCGCGACATCTCGCAGCTGGTGGCCGCCGAGGCCGAGCGTGAGCGCCAGGCCGGCACGCTGCGCTCCGTGGCCAATGCCATCCCCTCGCGAGTCGCCGTGGTCAGCCCGGACGGGCGCTACATCTTCGTCAACCATGCCTTCGCGCGCTGGATTGGCTCGCCGACCCAGCCCATCCTGGGCCAAACGCCCCAGGCCGTGCTGGGACAGGCCGAGTTCGAACGTCGCCGACCCATGATCGAGCGGGCCCAAGCCGGCGAGCCGGCGCTGTTCGAGTTCGTCGAGGAAGGTCCTGCCGGCCTTCGGCACATCGCGATCGAATACCTGCCCCTGAGTACGCCCGAAGGCGAGCGAGATGGCTTCGTCGTGGTGGCCCAGGATGTGACGGAAGCGCGCCAGGAGCAGGCAAGGCTCGAGCTCCAGGCGATGACCGATCCGCTCACCCAACTGCTCAACCGTGCCGGTTTCGAGCGGCGGATGGAGAACCACCTCGACGCCCACCTGAGCGAGCACCTCGCCGTGCTCTACGTCGACCTCGACCATTTCAAGCCCGTCAACGACACCCATGGCCACGCGGTGGGCGATGCCTTGCTCCAGCAGGTGGCACGACGCCTGGTGCGGCTGGTGCGTCCCTCCGACGTGGTGGCCCGCCTGGGGGGCGACGAGTTCGCCATCGCCCTGCCCGGCATGGCCAGCCTGCTTCAGGCCCGGCGGGTCGGACAGGCGGTGGTCGATGCACTGGGCCAGCCCTTCACCCTGCCGGGCGGTCCGAGCTTGCAGATCGGTGCCAGCGTAGGCGGGGTGGTGGGCACGGCGGTGCGCAGTTCCTGGCCCGAACTCGTCGCCCATGCCGACCGGATGCTCTACGAGGCCAAGCACGGTGGCCGCCGCACAGTCAAGGTTCAGGCCGTCGATTGA
- a CDS encoding VOC family protein encodes MNIAPPLPALPFRLGGVHHVAYRCKDAKETVLWYRRMLGMDFVLAIAEDRVPSTKAPDPYMHVFLDAGGGNVLAFFELPTQPPMGRDPATPAWVQHIAFKLPDRAALMAAKDHLEAKGVEVLGVTDHSLFHSIYFFDPNGHRLELSCPDPDEAALQARLDEVKWDMLEEWSQTRRAPRHAAFLHERELGTPVEMGR; translated from the coding sequence ATGAACATCGCCCCGCCCCTGCCCGCCCTGCCCTTCCGGCTGGGCGGCGTGCACCATGTGGCCTATCGCTGCAAGGACGCCAAGGAGACGGTGCTGTGGTACCGGCGCATGCTGGGCATGGACTTCGTGCTGGCCATCGCCGAAGACAGGGTGCCCTCGACCAAGGCGCCCGACCCCTACATGCATGTGTTCCTGGATGCCGGTGGCGGCAATGTGCTGGCCTTCTTCGAGCTGCCGACCCAGCCGCCGATGGGCCGGGACCCGGCCACGCCGGCCTGGGTGCAGCACATCGCCTTCAAGCTGCCTGACCGCGCCGCGCTGATGGCCGCCAAGGACCACCTGGAAGCCAAGGGGGTGGAGGTTCTGGGCGTGACTGACCACAGCCTGTTCCACTCCATCTACTTCTTCGATCCCAATGGCCACCGGCTGGAGCTGTCCTGCCCCGACCCGGACGAGGCCGCCCTGCAGGCCCGGCTGGATGAAGTGAAGTGGGACATGCTGGAAGAGTGGTCGCAGACGCGCCGCGCACCGCGCCATGCCGCCTTCCTGCACGAGCGCGAGCTGGGCACGCCGGTGGAGATGGGCCGATGA
- the hppD gene encoding 4-hydroxyphenylpyruvate dioxygenase, producing the protein MVNHDENPMGLMGFEFVEFASPNPGQLEELFPRMGFTLVARHRSKQVLLYRQGGINFIVNNEPHSQAAYFAAEHGPSACGMAFRVRDAHQAYALALSRGAQPVEIPTGPMELRLPAIKGIGGAPLYLIDRFEDGKSIYDIDFEFLEGVDRHPVGFGLKVIDHLTHNVYRGRMAFWARFYESLFNFREIRYFDIQGEYTGLTSKAMTAPDGMIRIPLNEESKKGSGQIEEFLMQFNGEGIQHVALLTDDLLATIDQLALAGIPLMTAPNDAYYEMLDERLPGHGQPVSELQTRGILLDGSTAGGSPRLLLQIFSQTLLGPVFFEFIQRRGDDGFGEGNFKALFESIERDQLRRGVLETA; encoded by the coding sequence ATGGTCAATCATGACGAGAACCCGATGGGCCTGATGGGCTTCGAATTCGTCGAATTCGCCTCGCCCAACCCCGGCCAACTGGAAGAACTGTTCCCCCGCATGGGCTTCACCCTGGTGGCCCGTCACCGTTCCAAACAGGTGCTGCTGTACCGGCAGGGCGGCATCAACTTCATCGTCAACAACGAGCCCCACAGCCAGGCCGCCTATTTCGCGGCCGAACACGGCCCCTCGGCCTGCGGCATGGCCTTCCGCGTGCGCGACGCCCACCAGGCCTATGCCCTGGCGCTGTCGCGCGGCGCCCAGCCCGTCGAGATTCCGACCGGCCCGATGGAGTTGCGCCTGCCGGCCATCAAGGGCATCGGCGGCGCACCGCTCTACCTGATCGACCGCTTCGAGGACGGCAAGAGCATCTACGACATCGACTTCGAGTTCCTCGAAGGCGTGGACCGTCACCCCGTGGGCTTCGGCCTGAAGGTGATCGACCACCTGACCCACAACGTCTACCGCGGCCGCATGGCCTTCTGGGCGCGCTTCTACGAAAGCCTGTTCAACTTCCGCGAGATCCGCTACTTCGACATCCAGGGCGAATACACCGGCCTGACCAGCAAGGCCATGACCGCGCCGGACGGGATGATCCGCATCCCGCTGAACGAGGAATCCAAGAAGGGATCGGGCCAGATCGAGGAGTTCCTGATGCAGTTCAACGGCGAGGGCATCCAGCACGTGGCCCTGCTGACCGACGACCTGCTGGCCACCATCGACCAGCTGGCGCTGGCCGGCATCCCCCTGATGACCGCGCCCAACGACGCCTATTACGAGATGCTCGACGAGCGCCTGCCCGGCCACGGCCAGCCGGTGAGCGAGCTCCAGACCCGCGGCATCCTGCTGGACGGCAGCACGGCCGGCGGCTCGCCCCGTCTGCTGCTGCAGATCTTCTCGCAGACGCTGCTGGGCCCGGTGTTCTTCGAGTTCATCCAGCGCCGGGGCGACGACGGCTTCGGCGAAGGCAACTTCAAGGCCCTGTTCGAGTCGATCGAGCGGGACCAGCTGCGCCGCGGCGTGCTGGAGACAGCATGA
- the fahA gene encoding fumarylacetoacetase, whose amino-acid sequence MSAYPTDSTHAPDALSWVASANAPDSDFPLQNLPYGRWRRPGETAWHLGVAIGDQVLDLAEAGLLAHADMNRLMAAPLAERRGLRLALFEGLRECSPQQAAWARALHPVAGLELGVPCEIGDYTDFYASIHHATTVGRQFRPEQPLLPNYSWVPIGYHGRASSIVASGQPVRRPVGQTRPPEGQSQPRFGPSARLDYELELGLFVGSPNALGEAVDLAQAETHLFGVTLFNDWSARDLQAWEYQPLGPFLAKNFASTVSPWVVTLEALAPFRAPLQRPDNQPAPLPYLSSADNQQQGALDIVLEVWLQTAAMRAAGHAGDRLSTSNAADAFWTPAQLLTHHTVNGCNLRSGDLLGTGTLSGPAPEQGGSLLELSAGGKQPLQLSNGEQRSFLEDGDTVILRGFCQRPGWRRIGLGECRGTVLPARTPR is encoded by the coding sequence ATGAGTGCTTACCCGACCGACTCCACCCACGCCCCGGACGCCCTGAGCTGGGTGGCGAGCGCCAATGCCCCGGACAGCGATTTCCCGCTGCAGAACCTGCCCTACGGCCGCTGGCGACGCCCGGGCGAGACCGCCTGGCACCTGGGCGTGGCCATCGGTGACCAGGTGCTGGACCTGGCCGAGGCCGGCCTGCTGGCCCATGCCGACATGAACCGGCTGATGGCCGCGCCGCTGGCGGAGCGGCGCGGCCTGCGCCTGGCCCTGTTCGAGGGCCTGCGCGAATGCAGCCCGCAGCAGGCGGCCTGGGCCCGCGCCCTGCACCCCGTGGCGGGGCTGGAGCTGGGCGTGCCCTGCGAGATCGGCGACTACACCGACTTCTACGCCAGCATCCACCACGCCACCACGGTGGGCCGCCAGTTCCGGCCCGAGCAGCCGCTGCTGCCCAACTACAGCTGGGTGCCCATCGGCTACCACGGCCGGGCCTCGTCCATCGTGGCCAGCGGTCAGCCGGTGCGCCGCCCGGTGGGGCAGACGCGTCCGCCCGAGGGCCAGAGCCAACCCCGCTTCGGCCCCAGCGCCCGGCTGGACTACGAGCTGGAACTGGGCCTGTTCGTCGGCTCCCCCAACGCGCTGGGCGAGGCGGTGGACCTGGCCCAGGCCGAGACCCACCTGTTCGGCGTGACCCTGTTCAACGACTGGAGCGCGCGCGACCTGCAGGCCTGGGAATACCAGCCGCTGGGCCCTTTCCTGGCCAAGAACTTCGCCAGCACCGTCTCGCCCTGGGTGGTGACGCTGGAGGCACTGGCGCCGTTCCGCGCCCCGCTGCAGCGGCCGGACAACCAGCCCGCGCCCCTGCCCTACCTGAGCAGCGCGGACAACCAGCAGCAGGGCGCGTTGGACATCGTGCTGGAGGTCTGGCTGCAGACGGCGGCGATGCGGGCCGCCGGCCACGCGGGGGACCGCCTGTCCACCAGCAACGCGGCCGATGCCTTCTGGACCCCGGCCCAGCTGCTGACCCACCACACGGTGAACGGCTGCAACCTGCGCAGCGGCGACCTGCTGGGCACCGGCACGCTCTCGGGCCCCGCGCCCGAGCAGGGCGGCTCGCTGCTGGAGCTGAGCGCGGGCGGCAAGCAGCCGCTGCAACTCAGCAACGGCGAGCAGCGCAGCTTCCTGGAGGATGGCGACACGGTGATCCTGCGCGGCTTCTGCCAGCGGCCGGGCTGGCGCCGCATCGGCCTGGGCGAATGCCGGGGCACGGTGCTGCCGGCACGCACACCGCGCTGA
- a CDS encoding diguanylate cyclase domain-containing protein, with protein sequence MPFGSFGSVPGARDPSRRSLVLAAAIVTSTVAVLVVALAAVSMWQERLRQRERAAAATQNLARLLEGRVGDVLGRVDMLLRLVVLRVQDQPLPASAELAGELQAMVKAAPVVQRLYLTDAHGQLVGVWPALKGPPPLLPDVDRLDWRRTDGVLQTGPVRHGSEGPWVMVFSMPWHNAVGRLGGMAHVEFAIQQFEPVFKGIDLGRTGAATLRTRDGLALVFRRPWPGGTQAGVGRSEVSAQLRQMVQAAPEQGEYVAVTAVDGIARINAYRLVRGHDLYLLVGLPETDFPKGWNRVDASVLGLALTAIAAAFLTVLTLLQRSRRAIDLAESRCEAIVTSSRDAIIATTPDGRVTSWNPAAEHLFGYLAEEMLGQPLARLFPAERLAEELTLLDRLRQGETIEPFETERLHKDGHRIPVALTLSPVRDGEGRLLGTSRIARDITRQKAIEKEVRDMAFRDPLTRLPNRRLLMERLHHAQQHSRRTGDHAAVVFVDLDHFKDLNDRHGHAVGDRLLTEVAQRLQAVVRESDTVGRLGGDEFVIICEGLGLAEDDAQQAAQAVRDKVQRALGQPFEWGEVRHAHGASVGIRLFCGGHEDLEQLVRDADGDMYEDKARRRGSRCGGGVD encoded by the coding sequence ATGCCTTTCGGTTCTTTCGGCTCCGTTCCTGGCGCGCGCGATCCTTCCCGCCGTTCCCTGGTGTTGGCCGCGGCCATCGTCACCTCAACGGTGGCGGTCTTGGTGGTGGCGCTGGCGGCCGTGTCGATGTGGCAGGAGCGTCTGCGCCAGAGAGAGCGCGCCGCTGCGGCCACCCAGAACCTGGCGCGCCTGCTGGAAGGCCGCGTGGGTGATGTGCTGGGGCGGGTGGACATGTTGCTGCGTCTGGTGGTGCTGCGGGTGCAGGACCAGCCGCTGCCGGCTTCGGCCGAACTGGCCGGCGAACTGCAGGCGATGGTGAAGGCTGCGCCGGTGGTGCAGCGGCTCTACCTCACCGATGCTCACGGTCAGTTGGTCGGCGTCTGGCCAGCCCTGAAGGGGCCACCGCCCCTGCTGCCCGACGTGGACCGCCTGGACTGGCGCCGCACCGATGGCGTGCTGCAGACCGGCCCGGTGCGGCACGGCAGCGAGGGCCCCTGGGTGATGGTCTTCTCCATGCCCTGGCACAACGCGGTCGGCCGCCTGGGCGGCATGGCCCATGTGGAGTTCGCCATCCAGCAGTTCGAGCCGGTGTTCAAGGGCATCGACCTTGGCCGCACCGGCGCGGCCACGCTGCGCACCCGCGATGGGTTGGCCCTGGTGTTCCGGCGGCCCTGGCCGGGCGGCACCCAGGCTGGGGTGGGGCGCAGCGAGGTATCGGCCCAGTTGCGCCAGATGGTGCAGGCAGCACCCGAGCAGGGCGAGTACGTGGCGGTGACGGCGGTGGACGGCATCGCCCGCATCAACGCCTACCGCCTGGTGCGCGGGCACGACCTCTACCTGCTGGTTGGTCTGCCGGAGACCGACTTTCCCAAGGGCTGGAACCGGGTGGACGCCAGCGTGCTGGGTCTGGCGCTGACCGCGATCGCGGCGGCCTTCCTCACCGTGCTGACTCTGCTGCAGCGTTCACGACGGGCCATCGATCTGGCGGAGAGCCGCTGCGAGGCCATCGTCACGTCCTCGCGCGACGCGATCATCGCGACCACGCCGGACGGCCGGGTCACCAGCTGGAACCCGGCGGCCGAGCACCTGTTCGGCTACCTGGCCGAGGAGATGCTGGGCCAGCCGCTGGCCCGTCTGTTCCCGGCCGAGCGTCTGGCCGAGGAGCTGACGCTGCTGGATCGCCTGCGCCAGGGCGAGACGATCGAGCCCTTCGAGACCGAGCGTCTGCACAAGGACGGCCACCGGATTCCGGTGGCGCTCACGCTCTCGCCCGTGCGGGACGGGGAGGGACGCTTGCTGGGCACCTCGCGCATTGCGCGCGACATCACCCGCCAGAAGGCCATCGAGAAGGAGGTGCGGGACATGGCCTTCCGGGACCCGCTGACCCGCCTGCCCAACCGCCGATTGCTGATGGAGCGGCTGCACCATGCCCAGCAGCATTCCAGGCGCACCGGTGACCACGCCGCGGTGGTCTTCGTGGACCTGGACCACTTCAAGGACCTGAACGACCGCCATGGCCATGCGGTGGGCGACAGGCTGCTGACCGAGGTGGCCCAGCGGCTGCAGGCGGTGGTGCGCGAGAGCGACACCGTTGGCCGCCTGGGGGGCGACGAGTTCGTCATCATCTGCGAAGGCCTGGGCCTGGCCGAGGACGATGCCCAGCAGGCCGCACAGGCCGTGCGCGACAAGGTGCAGCGGGCCCTGGGCCAGCCCTTCGAGTGGGGCGAAGTGCGCCATGCCCATGGGGCCAGCGTCGGCATCCGCCTGTTCTGCGGCGGCCACGAGGACCTGGAGCAGCTGGTGCGCGACGCCGATGGCGACATGTACGAGGACAAGGCCCGGCGCCGCGGCAGCCGCTGCGGCGGCGGCGTGGACTGA
- a CDS encoding PACE efflux transporter: MPSMTPLQRRVLQAVLYETGAVAMTGPIVGLSFDAGAGSSLLLAVVMSTIALAWNYVFNAGFEHWERRQARRQRTVWRRLLHGIGFEGGLGLMLVPLMAVWLDIPLWQALVAEIGLLALFFLYAVGFTWAFDRIFGLPESARG, translated from the coding sequence ATGCCTTCCATGACCCCACTGCAGCGCCGCGTGCTCCAGGCCGTGCTCTACGAAACCGGCGCCGTCGCCATGACCGGCCCCATCGTGGGCCTGTCCTTCGATGCGGGCGCGGGCTCCTCCCTGCTGCTGGCAGTGGTCATGTCCACCATCGCCCTGGCCTGGAACTACGTCTTCAACGCCGGCTTCGAGCATTGGGAGCGGCGCCAGGCCCGGCGCCAGCGCACCGTGTGGCGGCGCCTGCTGCACGGCATCGGCTTCGAAGGCGGCCTGGGCCTGATGCTGGTGCCGCTGATGGCGGTCTGGCTGGACATCCCGCTGTGGCAGGCCCTGGTGGCGGAGATCGGCCTGCTGGCCCTGTTCTTCCTCTATGCCGTGGGCTTCACCTGGGCCTTCGACCGGATCTTCGGCCTGCCCGAGTCGGCCCGCGGCTGA
- a CDS encoding GNAT family N-acetyltransferase, which yields MPSMIREARPADLPAVAELFDLYRQFYKQAPDAEGARAFIAARQARQESVILLAETGTGPLAGFCQLYPSFCSVEAAPIYVLYDLFVRPGARQGGVGRALLLAAEARAAADGKVRMDLTTARSNQAAQALYESLGWVRDEVFLAYARRIG from the coding sequence ATGCCTTCGATGATCCGTGAAGCCCGGCCCGCCGATCTGCCGGCAGTGGCCGAGTTGTTCGACCTGTACCGGCAGTTCTACAAGCAGGCCCCCGATGCCGAGGGCGCACGCGCCTTCATCGCCGCGCGCCAGGCCCGGCAGGAATCCGTCATCCTGCTGGCCGAGACCGGCACCGGGCCGCTGGCGGGCTTCTGCCAGCTCTACCCCAGCTTCTGCTCGGTGGAAGCCGCGCCCATCTACGTGCTCTATGACCTGTTCGTGCGGCCCGGTGCCCGCCAGGGCGGCGTGGGCCGCGCCCTGCTGCTGGCGGCCGAAGCCCGCGCGGCGGCCGACGGCAAGGTGCGCATGGACCTGACGACGGCCCGCAGCAACCAAGCCGCCCAGGCGCTGTACGAATCCCTGGGCTGGGTGCGCGACGAGGTCTTCCTGGCCTACGCGCGCCGCATCGGCTGA